Proteins from a genomic interval of Zingiber officinale cultivar Zhangliang chromosome 1B, Zo_v1.1, whole genome shotgun sequence:
- the LOC122048523 gene encoding UDP-glucose flavonoid 3-O-glucosyltransferase 7-like, which translates to MADDLHILFLPFLSPGHMIPMVDLARLFAGRGIKATVVTTTGNVPLVKPTVDLANTDASLRHTIQLLPLRLPCSEAGIPEGYENLAAFPNPDNLFQLTAATDRLEPSFSLLLKTHRPDCVVVDFFYPWATRVAQEASVPSLLFNGCNFFSSAVINIVIDGELNQGDLETERLIEVPGIPQKIHLKLSNLPYVVLHPSELSHRMVESLHRIHGTVVNSFYELERNYVDPAPNSRDLRFWFVGPVSLQNRGMDMKMVRGSSGAASGSADHFLSWLETKRPRSVLYVCFGSVARFTATQLREIARGLDASDRPFIWVVGNAGEMSEWLPEGFVNRVVGGGKGMLVQGWAPQLLILNHEAVGGFVTHCGWNSCLEAITAGVPVITWPLFAEQFLNEKLLVNVHRIGISIGVISSYNKAEERTVVNGKQLKAAVDELMGSGEEAEERRKRARELGEMARRAIEEGGSSHQAMTCLIEELIRLKTVGLNRENGDEKK; encoded by the coding sequence ATGGCGGATGATCTGCATATTCTCTTCCTGCCCTTTCTCTCCCCAGGCCACATGATCCCCATGGTCGACTTGGCACGGCTTTTTGCAGGCAGAGGAATCAAAGCCACAGTCGTAACCACCACCGGCAACGTGCCTCTCGTCAAGCCTACCGTTGATCTCGCCAACACCGACGCTTCCCTCCGCCACACTATCCAACTCCTCCCCCTCCGCCTCCCCTGCTCAGAAGCTGGAATTCCCGAGGGCTACGAGAACCTCGCCGCCTTCCCTAACCCCGACAACCTCTTTCAGCTCACCGCCGCCACCGACAGGCTTGAGCCCTCCTTCTCGCTGCTGCTCAAAACCCACCGCCCTGACTGCGTCGTCGTCGATTTCTTCTATCCTTGGGCCACCCGCGTCGCCCAAGAAGCCTCCGTTCCTTCGCTCCTCTTTAATGGATGCAACTTCTTCAGCTCCGCAGTTATTAACATCGTAATAGACGGCGAGCTGAACCAGGGCGACTTGGAGACCGAGCGATTGATCGAGGTTCCCGGCATACCGCAGAAGATCCATCTCAAGCTCTCTAATCTCCCCTACGTTGTCCTTCATCCCAGCGAGCTCTCCCACCGGATGGTCGAAAGCCTTCACCGGATCCACGGCACGGTCGTGAACAGTTTCTACGAGCTGGAACGTAACTACGTCGATCCAGCCCCCAACTCGCGAGACCTCAGGTTCTGGTTCGTCGGCCCCGTCTCGCTGCAGAACCGAGGCATGGATATGAAGATGGTGCGAGGGAGCAGCGGCGCTGCTTCGGGGAGCGCCGATCATTTCTTGAGTTGGCTCGAAACCAAGAGGCCGAGGTCAGTCCTCTACGTCTGCTTCGGGAGCGTGGCCCGGTTCACGGCCACTCAGCTGCGGGAGATCGCGCGAGGTCTCGATGCGTCGGACCGGCCGTTCATCTGGGTCGTGGGGAACGCCGGAGAGATGTCGGAATGGCTTCCAGAGGGATTCGTGAACAGGGTGGTCGGCGGCGGGAAGGGAATGTTGGTGCAAGGATGGGCGCCGCAGCTTCTCATATTGAATCACGAAGCGGTGGGAGGCTTCGTGACGCACTGCGGGTGGAACTCGTGCCTGGAAGCGATTACTGCCGGAGTTCCGGTGATCACTTGGCCGTTGTTTGCCGAGCAATTCCTGAACGAGAAGCTGTTGGTCAACGTGCACAGGATTGGGATCTCAATCGGTGTGATTTCCAGCTACAATAAAGCAGAGGAGCGGACGGTGGTGAACGGTAAGCAACTGAAGGCGGCGGTGGATGAGCTGATGGGTAGTGGAGAGGAagcagaagagaggaggaagagggcGAGGGAGCTGGGAGAGATGGCGAGAAGGGCGATTGAAGAAGGTGGATCTTCTCATCAAGCGATGACTTGCCTCATAGAGGAGTTGATTCGATTGAAAACTGTTGGATTAAACAGGGAGAATGGAGATGAGAAGAAATGA